The following coding sequences lie in one Candidatus Zixiibacteriota bacterium genomic window:
- a CDS encoding ribosome maturation factor RimP — protein MPEIKEVLKQRLLPLIEEEDLELVELDLVGKPPRYILRVFVDKVGGVNVEECAELSRSLSDYLDTEDLIQGRYTLEVSSPGLERPLLSLDDFRRKIGERVKVDLKSPLDEKKEIKGEIVEVRENEVVIALEDKVETIPWDRIDKGRIII, from the coding sequence TTGCCAGAGATTAAAGAGGTATTGAAGCAGAGACTTCTTCCTCTGATTGAGGAAGAGGACCTGGAACTGGTAGAATTGGATCTGGTGGGCAAACCGCCTCGTTATATCTTGAGAGTCTTTGTGGATAAAGTCGGCGGAGTGAACGTGGAGGAATGTGCAGAGCTGAGCAGAAGTCTTTCTGATTATCTGGACACCGAGGACCTGATCCAGGGGCGCTATACCCTGGAAGTCTCTTCTCCGGGCCTGGAAAGACCTCTTTTAAGCCTGGACGATTTCAGACGAAAAATCGGAGAACGAGTGAAGGTTGATCTGAAATCTCCATTAGATGAGAAGAAGGAGATTAAAGGAGAAATAGTCGAAGTGCGGGAGAACGAAGTAGTCATCGCATTAGAAGACAAAGTAGAGACAATACCCTGGGACAGAATAGATAAAGGAAGAATCATTATTTAA